ATTTCCTGTTTCCGTGACTACCGTGATGTGGATTCACCGATTCAACTTTGTACCCTTTTTATGTGTTGTTCATAGTATGTTCTGTTCGATGAAATTGAACCCGAAAGTCAAATGGGGTTTTTTCTGGATTTCCCTTAAATCTGATCTTGTTTATTCCGCAAGTATTCATTTGGGACATAAATGGTACTTTATTGTAACAATTAGATGCATTTTGTGAAAGATTTAGTTTCTCTGACATCTTGCTTTTTTAATTTGCTGGGCCAAATTAATATTGTGAATTTTCCTTTTACCTTCATGCTGTAGATTATCTTAATTATCTTCCATATAAGTCCATATATGAGAATAGAAATCGTCGTTGTCGTTAAACCTTAGATTGTTCAAATCGCTTTCCTTGATCTGGTAGCATGTGAATAATCGGTGACTGTTGTTGGGttctatgtattttttattgagaAACCATTGAATCAATTCGTTGCAAATTATTTATTACGGTGGTATTGTGACATTGCTTTCCTAATTTTCATATAGTAGCAAAATGTGAAAATTAACCTGAcatgtttctttcttcaatACTATGGCAGTGAAAAGGATCTGGTGTATATACGTTTCTGGTTATTTGATGAGCTGTATATGTTTTAACTATGGTGTCAAAGAAGAGGGTAGATTATGGATTTAATGGCTTTCAAGTTCCTGTTATACCTAAAGCTCCTAGATCTGTAAGGGTAAGTACTGAGTAGTTTTTGCAATTGTGgcaattaatttatgtataccATTTTTTGCTCATTGAACTctgttttgatccttttttGTGATTGTTCAGAGGAGGGGTCCTTTCAACAAAGCAGCAGAGGATGGTCGAGTTTGTGCTATTGAACTACTGGCATCTTTAGCCGGTCAATTGCTGCAGGAGAGTGAAAGTTCTGCTTCCAGCAACGCATCTGAAGGAAATAATCAACCTGCCTTTAGCCAAGGTGTCATTGAGCAAGACAGACAGGATGAaattaaaccattaaaaaaGGAGGAAATTCACCAGGGAAGTTGTGCTGAGAGCACTGTTAAGACTGAGGTAGGGTCACAAAACAGTAGCCAGAAACCTCCTCCACATTCCAAGACTGATTTTTCACAAGGGCACGTTTCGGTTAATAATGGTTCTGACATTTGTGAGAAAGTTGAAGGTGATGTGAAGTCTGAAATTTTCAAATGGGATAATAAATTTGGGAATTATTCTAATAGATTAGTAAAAACATCTGAAAAGTTTAGGGAGTCTAGTGATGGTAAGATGAAGAATGGATTTAAACAGGAACAAGAAGCTGGCAGTTCATGCTTTAGGGGATCAAATTTGGCCGATAAATGTAGTTTGAAAGACCACTTAGAATTGTATGTATCTCCTACACTAATTAACtcaaaaagtaatattaaatcTCCCTTTCATAGGAAATCTTCTCCCAGTGCTTCCTTTTCCAGGCGTGGGAATGTTGTAAAATTAGGTTCTAGAGATGATGACGAAAACTTTTTAAGGTGCAAAAGAGTTTGCACAAAGTCAAAGGCCTTTAGGTCTCCAAGACGCATTGCGCACAGAAGAATCAGGAATTTGATGTCTTCTAAATACTGGAAGACTGCTCCAAAGCTGAAAGACTGTGAACTTTCTAGATCTGGTAATGTGGCTTATAAATGAGCAACCAAATGCTTTATTGTTCGATGTACGCTATATCTACGAGTTTGATTGTCTGTCACTGAAAGTAATATGGAATTTTGCAGATTTAGGAGTACCTCATTATCATAAGAGGAAGACTTGCTATGGTTTTGAAAGATTTCAGAACAACACTTTTATTAAGAAGAGGAAAATCGTTGATCGGGTTTCAGGAGTAACTTCTGATGGAGGAGGATTCAGCAGTGAGAGTGTGTCCAATTCACCTCAGAAAGGGACGGATGGAGACAAGCCTAGCTCATCTGCAAAACTGCATGTAGCTAAGGCTAAGGATTCCCATGGTAACTAATTCTTACATTTATTCTTTCTGCTTATGTTGATTGTTCACCTCTCTCAATCGTAACATNGTTGTTCGTTATACCTTGTGAACAGTAAAGTTTAGCATTAAGTCGATAAGGATACCAGAGCTTTATATTGAGGTTCCCGAAACTGCAACTGTTGGTTCGCTAAAGGTATAAATAGAGATAGCCAAATAGAAAACTTCACTTCTATTTTATTGTTGTCAAATCTTCATCATGCATTTGCTGTGTTGTCTGGCTCTAACTTTTGCATTgcattttcttacaaatttttgtAGAGGACAATCATGGAGGCGGTGATGGCTATACTTGGAGGGGGTGCACATGTTGGTGTTCTTCATCATGGGAAAAAAGTCAGAGATGACAGTAGGACACTTGTGCAGACGGGTATATCTTGCAACGAAAATTTGGATACCCTGAGTTTCATGTTGGAGCCGGTTTCTCTTCAAGCTTCTCCAACCATTCGTGGTGCTGATCCCTCTTCTCAATGTGAAACATCCCAGCTCACTAGGTTAGTCAAATTCCACAgcataatagtttattttaatcaGCATAGCTGATTTAGGAAGGGAAATGGCCGAGAATAATTTATTGGGTAGAAATGGTGATTCAGTTTTATATagtagatttatttttttatactatagCTAATACCATTATCTGATTTTTCTAGGCCCATAGAAACTCCTGCCTTAGATTCAGAGATTACTGATACCTTGCATGACTCACCCTTGCTGACATATCCGAGCAACCTAATTGAAAGTAACCACGAGACTACTTCTTCACTCGCCGACACAACAGTTGACAAAATAACACCTGATTGCAGAGCGCTGGTTCCCGTTCCAGCTAGCATGGAAGCATTAGCTGTGGTTCCTGTGAGTCAGAAAACTAAGCGCTCTGAGTTTGTACAGCGTCGAACCAGGAGACCGTTCTCTGTGACTGAGGTAGAAGCACTTGTTCACGCAGTTGAGGAACTTGGAACTGGGAGGTACGATGTTATCAATAATATAAGCTTACCTGCGGGTGGATACACTGCAAAACTGTCTTACTGATAATGTTTATGCCATGCAGGTGGCGTGATGTTAAGCTGCGAGCTTTTGAGAATGCAGACCATAGGACATATGTGGACCTAAAggtatgttatttttttgtttccctCTCTAGGCACTGCGGTACAATTACACTATGAATACATAAACTATgcattcttataaaatataaatgttgaaGAAGAGTAGCATGATTGTACTAATTGAATCCATTTTATGGTTGCAATACTACTACAGTTTTGCTTAATTGCCACTTGATGTGCACAGGATAAATGGAAAACACTGGTGCACACTGCAACAATCTCCCCTCAACAAAGGAGAGGAGAACCAGTGCCTCAGGAGCTCTTGGACAGAGTTTTGGCTGCTCATGCATTCTGGTCTCAGCACCAAGCCAAGCAGCATGGGAAACATCAAGCTGGATCTGGAACCTTGAAGATTACAGAAGCCTCAGCTGAAAGACCGTGTGTTTGTTGAAGATGTCTAGTTCAATGACTTGTGATATGATGGTGTAGAAAGGAGTTGGTGGTGTTGACAGGAAAAAGAGGAAGGCAAACTTGTACATTTTCATTCAAATTCATGTAATATTCTTACAACCAAATTCTTTGCCGGCCATTAATTGCATGCAGGTTGGCATTTGTAAATGATTTGATGCAATAAGATTGTTCTAACAGGAACTTATACTGTTCTTTGatttgtattttattctttttacatttatgAATGTATGTAGAAGTGTAAAAAGAACATAGAACATGACAGACAGCCAAAGGAAAGGTGAAAAATGTTCTTGTTATTTTCCTTCATTTCACATATTGAAATTACTCTTCCCACTTGTTTGATTATCACTCCATTGACTGAACTGGTACCTTTTTACTAGTGTGTTTTTCATGGTGAAGATATACTACAATCAAGAtagatgaaaaaatatattttgaaagtatTCAATGATTGAATGTGATTCCTTGATGAATGATTAGTATTACCAAATGAATAGCATAATTATTTGGTTTTGGTGAAAGAAAAATCGAAAGCATATCTTAGAGtacaaaatagataaatatatataatgtgagGGGCAGGGTCCACCATTATTGTTTGTTGTGGCTATGATTTCACCTCATAAAAGTAGATGAAGACAAAGTGGTCTTGTGGATATAGCAGTTGTAAGGACGAATATTCCACCTCCTTGAGGATCCTTATCCACAGTTTGCACGAAACTCGATGTGCAcgtgttttctatttttttttttaattttattattataacaaagaTTGTTGGTGATTGctgtgaatttcttttattatagaGATTGGTTGTAGACTAATTAGAAAATAGGCTATACAATTTTGTAGTATACATGAATTTCACTTTCATATCgtaataataactttaaaatattttaataaaactatatataaaatggtagtcaatgttataattaatataaaaaatccacaaacaaatataacatttttaataattttaaaaataataaaaaatgacatggAACATTGAATTCTCACTGTAATCATGTTTTGTAAATCTGAAtcatttattttacttgttttctACCAATTCTCACACTTTACTTGTTTTAATGGCAGTCACAtaactattaattattttaaagtataaatatttttattatcttgttatgactatttaattttaataaaactttgaTGTAGATAAAATCGTTGTAATTCAATAGTTTGATAGATAAAACCAacttatttttacataaaactttggtaatgtaaaatatatttaaaattcaaactcaacaattttttttttattaaatgaatacaaaaaatataacaattattacGAGGGGTAACCTTAATATATCCATTATGAGATTATTTAAGCGGTGCACCATTGGATAAccataatttgttgtttttaattaatttttttctgaacTATTATTGGATAATGACTGCACTTATTTTTCTGGCTCCCTCTAAAATTGGAGACGGAAACTTGTAAAATGTGAAGGAACTTGTAAAACTGAGAACACAATTTCTCACAATGCAGAAATTACAATTTATGTGACAAGCTTgtaatttattaaactttacATTGTTGTATCATTATTACATTGAAAAACCATTGAATTTAGATGCCGACTTTCTACTTAGTAAGTTCCTCGTGTTTGATGATATATGACAg
The sequence above is drawn from the Vigna radiata var. radiata cultivar VC1973A chromosome 3, Vradiata_ver6, whole genome shotgun sequence genome and encodes:
- the LOC106757149 gene encoding telomere repeat-binding protein 3, with product MVSKKRVDYGFNGFQVPVIPKAPRSVRRRGPFNKAAEDGRVCAIELLASLAGQLLQESESSASSNASEGNNQPAFSQGVIEQDRQDEIKPLKKEEIHQGSCAESTVKTEVGSQNSSQKPPPHSKTDFSQGHVSVNNGSDICEKVEGDVKSEIFKWDNKFGNYSNRLVKTSEKFRESSDGKMKNGFKQEQEAGSSCFRGSNLADKCSLKDHLELYVSPTLINSKSNIKSPFHRKSSPSASFSRRGNVVKLGSRDDDENFLRCKRVCTKSKAFRSPRRIAHRRIRNLMSSKYWKTAPKLKDCELSRSDLGVPHYHKRKTCYGFERFQNNTFIKKRKIVDRVSGVTSDGGGFSSESVSNSPQKGTDGDKPSSSAKLHVAKAKDSHVKFSIKSIRIPELYIEVPETATVGSLKRTIMEAVMAILGGGAHVGVLHHGKKVRDDSRTLVQTGISCNENLDTLSFMLEPVSLQASPTIRGADPSSQCETSQLTRPIETPALDSEITDTLHDSPLLTYPSNLIESNHETTSSLADTTVDKITPDCRALVPVPASMEALAVVPVSQKTKRSEFVQRRTRRPFSVTEVEALVHAVEELGTGRWRDVKLRAFENADHRTYVDLKDKWKTLVHTATISPQQRRGEPVPQELLDRVLAAHAFWSQHQAKQHGKHQAGSGTLKITEASAERPCVC